From the Macaca nemestrina isolate mMacNem1 chromosome 2, mMacNem.hap1, whole genome shotgun sequence genome, the window AGACAGCAAAAGCAGAGCATTATACCAAATGCAGGCCCTTTTGAGTGCAGGCCCAGGGCGACTGCCTTGCTTGCATGCCTGAGCAGCTGGTCCAGGCTGGTTCCGGTGTAGAAGTCAGGACCATCCATCATCTGGGCCAGGAAGGCCACAAGATATGAAGTCCCTTTAGGAGATCACCCAGCTGCCTTTTCAGGCCTGCCACTACCCACTGTTTTCTCGAGAGCTCACTGATGGGGTATGGCACAGTGAGAGTGAGAAACTGGGGAACAAATTTAATTGTGGGTAAAGCAGGGCCAAATCAAGAAAGGAAGCTTTGAAAAACAGTCTtttcatggaatcaacctaaatgcccaccaacagcagactgaataaagaaaatgtggtacataatcaccatggaatgctatgtagccattaaaaaggagatcaggtcctttgcaggaatgtggatggagctgaaggccattatccttagcaaactaacgcagaaacagaaagccaaacaccgcatgttttcataagtgggggctaaataatgagaaccaaTAGGCACAAAGAGGGGAAaagcagacactggggcctacttcaGGGAGGAAGGTGATGGAGGGAGGGGATCAGGagaaataactattgggtactaggcttagtacctgagtgatgaaatgatctgtacaccaaactcctgTGACAACAGTGTCCCTctattaacaaacctgcacatgaactCCTGAAcctagagtttttgttttttttttttaaagaaaaacagtctTTCTAGAGCCTAATGGATTATTCCTGGATGATGCCTAAATTATCCAAACGATTTCATGCAGAGATCTGGGAAATAGCTTAATGAAAGAGCCCCAGGCCTGACTATAAGTTGGGGACACAGGTGAGCAAAATTCCTGGCTCCagacctctttttctttaacCAAAAGTTCTGAACTGCCCTCACCTTTTGGGTGCTCTCACTTTGCCACCGACAAAGCATGAGTGAGGAGCCCACTAGGTGAGCTGCTCAGTTCAAGCCTGGCTGGCCAGAATCCCGGAGAGGCTGTGTTTTCCTCACATAAACTGCTacctagcactttgggcagccCAGGTATGCAGAATCACTTTCAAGCAAAAGATCACATGTATTGAGAATCTTCAGAGTTCAGAGCTAACAATCAGCCAGTGATTCAAACTTTCTAAAAGGAATTGAGCGCCCCCTGCTGGGTATTGTAGCATTGACATTAAACCATCCTCTCAAACGCACCAAAATCTGAAACTACAGAGATTTAATCTTGTATAAAATCCGGTGACAACAGGACTCATGGTGACATTATATATGAGTTTGATAAAAGGTTGAACCTTTAAATGTTTCATGACTCCCATGCTCCTATTAATGCTTCTAGCTCTGTCTCAATTTTAGAAACAAGGTACATACTTTAAAGTTCTAAGTATTCTGGTAGGATTTTCCTCCCATGTCGCAGAAAGTTTTACAGGAAACGTAACAGGTCCAGGGAGAGGACACGGGTTTTGGGATCAGACATCCTAGGTTGGAATCCATTTACTATTTGAATGACTTGGAatgagtctattttttttttttttttttttttttttcagacggagtctcactctgtggcccaggccggagtgcagtggcactgtgtcagctcactgcaacctctgtttcctgggttcaagcaaatctcctgcctcagcgtcccaagtaactgggattacaggtgcccaccaccatgcccagctagtttttgtttttgtttttaatatacctttagtagagacggggtttcatcatgttggcaaggctggtctcaaactcctgacctcaggtgatctgcccacctcagcctcccaaagtgttgggattacaggcatgagccaccaggtccagccTGGAATAAGTCTTCTAATGTTAACTTGGAACAAGTCATTTAAGTCACCATCTCCTGATCAACGAGGACAATGCTAtccatttaaaaagtgaatgtcAGGGCTGGAACTCATGTGTTTAAAGTGCATAGAAGTGCTTGATTAACCATCGTGTCATTGTTACAATACTATTACAATGTGAGTCTAAGTTGGGCTTCAAAGGATGGGTAGCCCCTGGACTCAGACCCTGTTTCCAGAGAATAGGGCCTGTACCTTTAGTCCTGTGTCTAGCTCAGAGATCTAACCCCTGGGTCATGAGGGTAGTGCTCACACTGTGCAAGTCTGGTCCACCTCGAACAAACATTTCAAGTCCTTCTACTTCTAACTGTCTTGCCAATCCAAACTACCATCATCTCTCACTTGAGCCAATGCAAAGCTCTTCTAATTTGTCTTTCTACTTCTATTCTTACCTCCAaagggatacacacacacacacacacacacacacacacacacacatatacatatatatatttaaatccaaTCTGATCAGGCCACTCTCTCTAGTTAGAACCTTTCAATGACttagaaaaactttttttaaccAGACATCTGCCTACCCACCTTGCTTATAATGCCAGTTCTACCTCCTGGCTTTATGCAGTTAGCTCTCTCTGTAAGCAATCCTCATCTCCCAATTCTTTCCCTTATTACTACTACTCATCCTTCAGGTGTTGGCTCACAAGCTCAAGGAGGGTACAAGAGAtagcatatttcttttcttcagagcAAATTAAGTCCATTTGGCCTCACTCTGCTGCACTGCAAACAGAAATCAATTCTGTGGTCACTGGGGTGTCCCTTCCCCTTCTTAGGGTCTTGCAAGCATTTAGGACACTCATGAATGACCTGGAAAAATGGGTAAAGACCTCTACCCTTCAGTCTATCTGGGTCGTTGCTATTATCTTCACTGCCAAGTCTGAGGGGGCCCTTGTAGGAGGGGGCTCCAAGCTTGGAGGTTTTGGCCTCGTCTGGAAGACTCAGTGTTGAGGTGCAGGTTTCCTCTGGAGCACCCAACAAACCATGAAACTCTGAAGTTCACCATCTCACTGTGGTACCGAGTGGCACACAGCTTTCCACTCCTCCTTAGAGGCTCCTGTCTGCAGACCCTcttctctcccaccctcccctgcTTCCCAAACAAGCGCTAGGGTTACTGTTAAGCATGTCTGCTTCCTGCTGTGCAACAGGAAGCACACAGGACCTGGTTACTTCTTGGagagtggaaaaaaaatcacagacaaAATTAGTATTTCAAATTATGTGTTATAAAAGCTGCCAATCACAAGGTCTCCCCTGGATTATTCAATATAAATCAGATCCCCTCCAGTCATACTATCCTATACTGCAGTAGCACTGTCAGTACCCATctccccagctactggggagccgtCAAAGGCTCACAGCTGTAGTATACTCTGCAGAGGCGTGTCGCCTGGCAATGCCTGGGAGGTTACGCTGTCACTGGGGGATTGTGGGAGGGGTCAAGCCAACGACTGACCAATTCATACTCAGTACAAGGGCCTAACCCCTTGCCTCAAGGTGAGAAAACTCTTGGTGTCATCATGGTCCAGAAATCCCATCGAATCAGACTGAAAACTCTTGGTGTCATCATGGTCCAGAAATCTCATCGAATCAGACGGAAGCTACACTTCAGCTCAAACCACATCTTGGCTCAGCTTCTTTCCCTGCCCTATCCTGTTTACCTCACAGGACTCTTCTGAAAGCACCTCAATAAATCACTTGCACAAGAAATCTCTGCCTCAGGCTTCGTTTCTGGGAACCCAACCTAAGTCACATCTTCTATTTCTCCTTCCTAGCATATGCCCCAAATTGAAATTATGTGTTTGTATGGCTAATGGTTTAATGCTTGTCTCCCCAACTAAAGGCTCCACGAAGGGAGAAGCCATACTTactttgttcactgctatattccCAGTGCCAGCCATGGTGCCTCCCACAGAGAAAAGCAATATGCAGGCTCTAAACTGGAAAGCTGGCAGGAACCAATAGGCCACACAGCCTCTCGGCCTCCCTCTCCAGATACTTCCCTTTTTGggtgttttggtagagacaattGAAGAAAGCTACCCTGTAACAGCAACTTAGCACTTCTTGTGCCCATCCTCCTCAAGCCAGTCCTAGACAAAGATTTCGAAGCCCTAGTTGACAAAAATCTGACTAGCCCAGATTAGGTCACCTAATTCCTGATACAATGAGTTTATGAACTTGCCCAGAGGCTATtcgtgggggtgggggcagttaTCAGATGAGTGTCATAGACACAAACCAATGGCTGTATTCCAGACATCATATTCTGGTTCAGCAGAAATCAAGAATAGCTTTCATATTTTACTGGTCTACTAATATTCCAGGGAAAGGCTAGGCAGCATTCACATGAACATTTGTCAAGTTCTTAGATGTGTCTCAGAGATTACATACCACAAGAAAGCTGTAAAATCCTCATTTAACAAGAATGTGAAAGAACTGTGGCATTCTAGGcactttaattttttgaaaagctttttctcttgtataatttttttgaaatattgtaaTTCTCTTTTGTATTAGGTTGTCTTTCTTTGCTTATTGAAGGGACTGGGGTCTTTATTCTGAAGATCAATGATTTCAAGGTAGAACTACTGATGCAAAGAGAAGAAATCAGCCTGGATGTGTTTGGATTATAGGATAGCTGCTAAAATCATGTTTGTGATTGAAAATCTAAAATaagctaatttgttttttcacaTACCTCTTCCTCCTAAAAGCTAAGTAAACAAAAAGACCCAGCATAAAAAGGATGAGAAGAGATTTTAGTTATTCAGTGTTTTCAGAGTTTCAACAAGGGATACAGATACAGGCAGCCAGGGCTGCTTCTTACAGCGTTTACAATCTGGGGAGAGCACACGAAAGACACTGTTTAACAGGCAAATAATTCCAGGAAATATACACaaatgtgtttttcaaaataCAGGTTCTTATACAAATGTGTAACTAAATACTGATTCCACAGTGGGGTGGTTATAACTGAAAGGGCTTTGAGAAAATAGGAAATGCCACTACTGAATAAAACTAATGGTCCACCTAGCCAAAGATCCTTTCCAGCAGCACAAAAGGAAGTTGTAGGGAGAACAGAGGTAAGTGTCAGATATCTTTCTAATCTGTAAATTTATCCAAAGTTTGAAAATACCATGAAGAATCTTAGGAATGCCAGTAACCAGGGAatggaatatttgcatatcacAACACCTACAGGCTAAATACACTCCGAATGCTTCTCAATGTGGGGAAGTATGAGAAGTTAGTAATTCTCCCAGTATCTGGcttcctttttcctttgcctttcccTCTCATACGTTCAATCCCCTGTGTTACAGGACACACATGAGTAGTTGGAAGGTGTTAAACTTTGACAGTAAAGCAAAATCAGAAGTAAAGGCAAATGTTTAACCAGTCTTGTTCAAATACAAGCTACTCAATGAAGAGTTTTAGGTTTAAAGAGCCAAATATTCACCATTACTGACAAATCTCAGTTTCTCATTCTGGTGAACATTTTCACATCGCACTTTGCTACCACAAACTAAATGGGTATACATTTTTGAGTGCTGATTTATTACTCAAAGATTTGATTTAGGAGACTGAAACAAAACATGCTTTATCTGTGTGCTTTTAGAAAATCCATATACAAGAAAGGAGCCAAGTGTCAGTTTCCAATGGGGGGAACATTCTCATGGAGGTACTGTAAGGCTAAGTCTGTCCACTTCATTTCTTGTTCTTTGACAGATTCTGTGGTGCCACCATTGTCTTGTTCAGGTTCAGGAAGCTCATTCTGAAAAGGTACAATAGAAATTCAGAACAGtaatatattctgtattttcttggAACTCAAGAACACTTAGAATTAAAGCTTGTGAGTTCCTAGGAACAGGCAACATAACTGATATGTGTATTCTAAAAAAGCTAAAATCATACACGTGAGGAAACGATCAGAAGTATCACTCAAACATGGCCTGGGCCTTCTTCAATAGGGAGTGATGGGCATTTTGACTCTGACATTTGTGAAGGAGGCACCGTGGCAGAAGGGTTAAGGGCAGAGGCTTTTGGAAGCCAACTAGGATCCAAGACCACAACTCTCCCATTTGCTGGGTTACTTGGGCAAGGTATGCAAACCCTTGGGGCCTTTGTTTCCTCCTTggcaaatgggagaaaaaaagagcCATCACCTCACAAGACTACTGTAAGGATCAGGTGAGGTTAGATCAAGTGCTGAGCACTGTGTGGGGTATCTGGTGCTCAAGgaatatttgctattattattagcGGTTAGGAACACTGAGATGAGCCAATCCTAAATCTTCTTTTGGGGGAGCGTGCTTTAAAAGAATACTAGTTTGCTGGCATATTCCTTAGACACAAGAAATGTATCCAAAAAATGACCTTGGACCaaacaggtctttttttttttttttttttttttgagatggagtttcgcttttgttgcccaggctggagtgcaatggcgtgatctcggctcaccacaacctctgtctcctgggttcacgtgattctcctgcctcagcctcccaagtagctgggattacaggcatgcaccaccactcccagctaattttgtatttttttttttttttttagtagagatggggtttctccatgttggtcaggctgctctcgaactctcgacttcaggtgatccacccgccttggcctcccaaagtgctgggattacaggcgcaagccactgcgcctggcccaacatgtctatattataataaaaatggagGTAGGGCAGGAAACACTGAAAATGTAACTAGTAGATGATACCTCCCCCTAGTGGTGGAGCAGGGCAACAAAAACCCCAACAAATGACCACTTCACACCCTACCAGCAATTTTCATAAAACGGTAAGTCATGGGCCACACTTAGTATAGGATCTGGGATCATTTACttgtatttcaaatttaaatgtattactaCTGAAACTCTGCTTTGTACCAGAGTTCACAGATACCAACATATTTCTTTTCGATTATcttaatttatgttttgttttacgCTTAGCAAACTGTTATGCAATATCCAGACTTAAAATTTTCCACTGGATTCTAATTTGTAGTATGTGAATATGTTTTCCCCTCTAATATTATGCTTATCTATATTTGAATCACATACATCTTGTTCTACAAGACAGATTCAAACATACTTGAACAGATTGAAAAGAGCTATCATTTATTGTAAAGCAATCAGTCCTAATAATTACTTATAGATGACAAAGAATAAATAGTATCCTTAGttaatgaattatttaattcAGAAGCAGACAACTTTGCTTAATTTCATACTATCTGTGGTATGCTTTCTAAAATAATGTGTCTTTTGTTTGGTATCTATCGTCCCGTTCAATACATGCCAACACATCAAATCGCATATATgcctggaaaacaaaaacaaaagtgtcATAAACCCAGCTATCCATTATGGTGTACTGTAAAATGCCCTTAGTTCTTTGCAGCTACTCTTATCAAAAGGTGAAACTGATTTCCCCAATCTTGGATTTGGATTGGCCCTGGGAGTTATTTTGGCCAACAGAATGAAGCTGTCATGCCAGTGGGCTAGTTCTTGGCCTAAGCTCCACGAAGCTCTGTGGTCTCCTCTCAGGTTGCTCTTGGAACCCTGAGACTGCGAAGTCCGGGCTAGCCTGCTGGATACCAGAGACCATGGCATAGTCACCCCATCACCCAGCGGACAGCTTGTTAACTGCCAGACATGTGAGACAGTCCTTGATTACCCAGCCTCCAGACAGTCTGTTGGCTGGCTGCACAACACAAGCAAGCCTGGCAGGGATCAGCTGAGCTAGCACAGACTAGAAGTCCCTCCCAGCTGAGCTACGAAATCATGAAATATAAACAGTTGCTCTTTTAAGTCACTAAtctttggggtgatttgttatgcagcaaatcCTAACTGGCATACACACTGCCTTAGAATGACAGGACAAGCGAAAGGTATGGATTAGCAGCAGGGCCAAGCCAACTTCGCCTAGAAGTTAGCAGGGAAACTTCCCTCTCCTTCATCTCCTGCCACACAAATGTTCTCCAATCTGAGCCATAACATTCTCCAGAAATGGACGTCTCCTTTATTTTCTTGACTTTGTTCAGGCCCTCCTCCCTTGCCTAGACCACCACAATAGCTTGCCAATTCGTCTCATTTGCCCCTTTTTCCATATCACACCATCTCTAACAATGCTGCTAAACCGATTTTCCAAAAGCCAAATCTGAGCATAGCAGTCTTGCTTTTAAGATCATTCATTCCTGGATCTCCTGAGGATGAGGTCTAAGTGTGGTATCAAATACCTCTCTCAGTCTGATCCAAGCCCAACTTTTCAGCCTACTTACGTGACAAACGTATTCTTCATCCACAGTGAATGACTCACCATGTCCCAAAACCTTTCAAACCTCTGGGCCTTTACACATCTATGCCCCTCTGCAGCAGTACCCTTGTCTATCTCCACTAAACTTCTGGTCCTTCCTTATGACCCAGCTTAAACATGACATTCTCTCAGAAGCCTTTCTGATGCCCACCAGGCAATCAGTCACTTCCTATATGATGTGGCTGTTTATGCCCCCACCTAGAATATTATCACAATTACTTATCTATAAGTGTTGCTTTTCTAGACCCCTCAAGGAGCAGGAACTGTATCTTATGTTCACATAGTCGTATGGCACACAGTAGGCTTCAAAAAAtgcttgtggaatgaatgaacaaaagttCACAAGACAGGATCTGGAACTTCACAGACCTCAGTATATGTTATAT encodes:
- the LOC105469896 gene encoding anaphase-promoting complex subunit 13, producing MDSEVQRDGRILDLIDDAWREDKLPYEDVAIPLNELPEPEQDNGGTTESVKEQEMKWTDLALQYLHENVPPIGN